In Halanaerobium praevalens DSM 2228, the DNA window CTGTACACATTTCCTTCATCTTGATCATCTATTTCCATATAAATATAACCTAAAGCAGCATTAACATTCCAATTTTCTGCAAAAGAACGCTCATAAGCTAAACCCAAGCGATAACTAACTGCATCTAGATCATAATCTGTATCTCCTTCTTTCTTACCGAAACGAGATCCGACTAGATTCTGATTTTTAGTACCTCTATAAAAGCCTAAACCTCCACCTAAAGACCAGCGTTCATTTAAATTATAATCTGTTAAAAAAGCTAAACCATGTAATCTAACATCAGTTTCTGCGGTATGTTCATGTTCTTCTCCACCAATATTAGCTGAGCCTTCTTCTCCACCAATATTAGCTGAGCCTTCTACTCCACCAAAAATATATTCATATCTAATAGTACCATCCCAATTTTCAGTTAAAGCTTTTTGAGCTCCTAAATAAACAATTGGTACTCGATCAATATTATCCATTTTTTCTACATCATTTACAGGCAATCCTTTTTGAGCTATTAATCCATTTTCATCAAAATATGTTTCATTCAAATCATCAATAGTCCCATTCCACTTATCTAAAGTAACCTCTGTAATTGCCATTCCACCAATAGCTTCCCAGTCAGAAGCTGCTGCATGTCCTGCCATAAGTCCTACACTCAACAATACCATCAGCATTACTATAATCTTTTTCTTCACTTTTTCTAATTCCTCCTTATAAATTTACATAATTTTCCTATAAACACAGAAAACCCGAGGGAATAAATCCCCCGGGTTGTTTTGTTTATTTTGTTTCTTTAGCTATAAGCTATATTTAGAAGCTTACAGTTAGAGAAGTAGTAAGTGCATTACCTTCTCCATCATTCATGTTTCCACTACCATCATCTTTTTCATTAACTTCACCAGTAATATACTTAAGCTCTGTATTCCAAGTCATGTTGTCAGCTAACTCTTTATCCATAGTAGCTTTTAGATAGTTATAGTTAATTACATCACCATCAGTCTTTTCTTCATCTTTATTTACTAAAGCAGCACCTAGAGTAGTTGTTTCGTTCCAAGCGTACTCAGTACCTAATTCGATAAGAGTAATATCATGGTCATCTTCGAATCCATCATTGTTAGTAATAGTAACATCTACATTGTTAGTAAATTTACCATATACATTTTCCCATCCTACAGCGTACTCATACTTATCTTCTGCATCATTAGTATAGTTATCGCTTCCAGGATTAACTAATTCAATAGAACCATTAACTGTATTCATTTCGTTTACAATATACTCTGCACCTAACATGTACTTGTCATAATCTACATTATTTAGAGTCTTATCAACAGACTCACCTTCATCTGTACCAGCTAAGTCATCATTGATAGCATAGAATTCTGAACCAACAGTTTCAATCATACCATTAATAGTTAGAGCTTCAGTAGCAGCAAAGTCTCCATTAACCATAAAGTAGATATCATTAGCACTATCATCTTTTACAACATCAATATCTTTATCTGAACTCCAATCATTAA includes these proteins:
- a CDS encoding autotransporter domain-containing protein is translated as MKKKIIVMLMVLLSVGLMAGHAAASDWEAIGGMAITEVTLDKWNGTIDDLNETYFDENGLIAQKGLPVNDVEKMDNIDRVPIVYLGAQKALTENWDGTIRYEYIFGGVEGSANIGGEEGSANIGGEEHEHTAETDVRLHGLAFLTDYNLNERWSLGGGLGFYRGTKNQNLVGSRFGKKEGDTDYDLDAVSYRLGLAYERSFAENWNVNAALGYIYMEIDDQDEGNVYSKGFSYSLGVGYNF